From Solanum stenotomum isolate F172 chromosome 2, ASM1918654v1, whole genome shotgun sequence:
tttaccGTGTTTGTTGGTAATAATGTTCGGTAGATATTTTATCCcacaatataggattcatattTCTCTTATTAGAAGAGATTCTTTCTCTGTTTGTCGtatgttttaaaaatgattattaTAAGAAAGATTAGGATAAGATTTATGAACATTCTACGTTTTTTCATGTTACAAATATCACACGTACACAAGATGGATTAATTTTTTAAGCTTGACAACATATCAGAAAAATTCTAAAGTAGAATGTAAGAATTGAAAGAGATTACATGTCATGATCCAAAGTAGACCCTGGGCGTAACATGACGGGTAGAACCCCGGGAGTCCCTACCCAAGCCACTTAGAATACATCAAACAATATAATAGAAGTAAAGAGTTCAAAAGATAGCATTTCATACAAATGAGTTTGACAAAACTGGAAatctaacataagtctcaagGCAGTCTATTACATCATAGAGAAAGATATTGGGACGCAAgtcatacatcatataagaagTCTGCAAGATAGAAAAAAAcctaaaatcaataaaataatctcGACCCTCagatcatgaggactcaccaatcttcaaaagCTCAAAAGGATCAACCAGCCACGAGTATGGGGAATAGGattgtcggaccctacattagtgaaacattgtaggcacaagtatgatAACAATGTATAAGAGTTaagaaatcatgctaaaaaggctttacatgacatgcaatgaccaagctaaataataaaataacatgttaGAAATCAAAAGTcataaatgtggtcaatgcaagctaaaaaccttataaaacacatatgagatactttAGAAAGTAACCTTTGTTCATTATTGTAGCATCTCGCCTTAGcaaagagctaaatttagaaagaactaaattggaaaaaGCCAAGTTgagaattttgcaagttatgcttaagttgtgagttttgggtcaactttaaacgatcaTAACTTTCAGAAtgggatgagttaggtggcccataagatatcaaataaaagttctttgaatcttctttccaatgccaccgagttttctaaattttgagttctaatatgggagatatgcctgtttgaagtcagcatgtccagttaaggaaatttactcgaattaatgaggggtattttggtctcttccttaccccatcagctttaaaaaaaatagtaatattttagagGTGTAAAATAATTTGGATCAGTTTTACAACTCTAAGTTActcttagggttttgagaggatTTAAAGAGGAGGTGTTCAAGGCGTTCATCAAGATTCTTGAGATTTGTCAAGGAATTTCGCCAAATTAAGGTACGTAGGTTTTCATAGTACTGGTTTCACTCACCCACATGACAATCATGTAAATTTCATCcgtaatttcattcttgaggttgaatgatttgaattcttgatggaTGGTTCTGAGGTTTTGTTCTTCATGCTTTGATTATGGagtttgatgaattcttgaggtGAGGATTTCAATCTTTGAGGGTTGCTCTTGAGAAAAAGAGAGTAGATTCTCATGTACATGTATTTGGTAATtgaaactaataaaaatttgaggaaatCAATGCATTCTAGGCGAATTAgaaaatgagaataaaaaatTGTCGAGTCGTTCTAGGGGAGGGGAAGCGCGACATGCCACAGATGCGCCAGGAGGGATGGTGCGCCACCCTTGTAGTGCACCAAAATGATCCCTCTGAAGTTCAAGGTCTGGCGCCCCATGCCAGCAATGCGCCAGGGTTGCCAGCCCCCACTCTTTTTCCGTCATTTGCTCCGTCTAagttcttttaaagtgtaccttaacttctttcaatttttaacCAATCTATAATACATCTAAACATCGAGATATCCTTCATAAAATGAATCAtaaaccttgaattcataattcaaagtcaaggtagagttaagagcaAAGTCTTCAAAGTTCTTTAGAGTCATTCTGATAATTCTtgtacaatcttttaaaacttaaGACTTGAGTATAAGGATAAGGAGAGTtgagttttcattttttaaaaatgaatatacgggaactaaatattcccaagagtagatgtttttacatttaaaatgagaggaaacatcgatttctaaatgagttcatgaggagtttttgagtatagtctcttttaagagaatgtTTTGAGTAATGGTCTCAAACTTTGAGGACGAGGAAATacttttaaacatatgagttgagttatattattgggagtagtattgagcaccgatatggtgACGAGTTtaaacaactcaaagtcctcataatccatgtagccaatgtgggtataaagggtcatactttttggatgattccttattgctttttaaggaaaacttagtggatccacttagttgaggatgtcttatactctagcaaggtataggaaagttctggcagcgtgggcgagacgttgtaccATCACATAGGTCATATTGATAGTTGTGGGTTACAGAATATCCCAAATAAGAGTTCTAATTGTATTTGTAAAtgcattgagttgttatctactatttaaatgatttatataaattgcatctttattgttgtttttatactgtattaagttgagtatccatgagttgaggttgagttgaggtgagtacgtttccttctttccaagttcaagcttttatgttatgttcagtgttcctcttacatgctcgtgcattcaatgtactgatgccatttggtttgcatcatgaaatgatgcaaaTACATGAGAttagggtcatcaacaggcacTTCGTCGATACCACAAcagttcgagttagctttggtgagccttcttccTTCCGGAGGATTCAAGTTACTTTTTCAGTTTTgataggatgtcgtgggtcttgtcccgacttccatatttgtcatttagaggctttatagatagacagtggagtttgagaagtctgtttcgttttcttttattaaatgttttaaagacttgaatTGCCTATTTCTGGCTAGtagaatattatattatattctgAGTTAATGTTTTGAtacttttgagttaaagttttacATTTGAGTTCATCTTGTATTGAGTAcgtcttccgctgagagttgagccaggccaaggattcgcttggggccagaaatggttctcgagtgtcagccacgtccagggtgtaggctcggggcatgatgATTATTGTGCGAAGTTTAcctttaactgacatagaccatgtgagctataacatggaattcggtgtctatCCCATATTGAAAAGTGATGTctttacttgccaaggtaagaaccataaaacTTGAGCTGAACTAGATCCACAatctaatgtctatctaagacaaccTATGGTGGCATGCGCTCAGAGGCATTTCCAAGAGTTCAAGAAAATGGGTGCACAATACTAGCTATTGTGAGGTTTAATGCTATAaaattttgccaaaatattGACTTTGACAAGTAAACTATAATTAATAtaagagaaaatggtcaaatgccCCCTCATTCTATTGTCTGATTCTCAACTATACACCAATACTTTatgggggtcctattacccccttgaaGTATTTAAATAGATATATTAACACCCTTAAATCATCATGTGGCATAGCAAGTGTATTCACTTTCCTATTGGCAAGTGTGAGACAAATAAACAAGTCAACATTACTTTATTTGACAGATGTCAGTTCATAATTAGATACtagaataattaataaatttaatcaacTAAAGTCACACTCACAAGCACACACACTCTCGCACATCTCTAACCATCCCCTCTTTTACAAATCTCTTCAACTCGACTTGTTTCCATGGCTATCAATACAAGAATTTTATCGTTTCatactttcatttttaattcacACAATACTTTTCAGTAGCAATACCTTTTAAATCTTCCTCTAATTTTAGACAgaacaataaaagaaagaaaaaagaccACTTCAAACCCTTCACCTTGATGGAGAATAATTTTAGCTCGACCCCAAAAGATAAAATTGCAGCTTCCATCGGAGACATCTTTTCATTTATAGTAGCAACCGAAGTTTCTTAACTGCAATTGAAAATGGGTattaaaatttgagatttctcaagaaaaaattcatcttcaaattcatcaagaagTGCAATTGAGAAACAATAGGAAAAGAACTATCTTCAAAGATAACGATGAACACAAATTTAACAATAACAATTGATTTTTGTGCAAATAGATGAttgggaaaacattaaaaaagggaggggggggggggNGGTCGGTGGGTATAGTGTGGTGTGGTGGAGATGAAGGTGGACTGAAGGAGATGAGTCATCCAAAAACAacgaagaaaaaataaaaagaagatttATGAAGAGGAAGAATGACGATGAGATTTGGTAATGGTGATTAGGGCAAGAATGGTAGCGAaaattggtattttttttattctgagAAAAATAGGCGTGTGTATTACACTTGCCAACAAAGATTTGAGGGTGACGTTTTAAGGGTGTTAATATcttagtttaaaatatttcaggagggtaataggacccctgTAAAGTATtggtgtgtagttgagaattgtGTAATAGATTGAAGGGgcatttggccattttctcttaatattattatcacaaaagaaaaatcagcTTATCATGGTTCTTAAcgaattttatatttgaaaatgattaaaatatcatcattaTTTAAGGAAACACACTTTACGAATCAGAGaaataaattgaagaaaatactaaaaagagaggccataaatttttttgaggaaaaatgtGACTTTTGTTTGTAGTGTTGCTAAAGattcaaacaaagaaaattttggagatggatatttcaaattttagtcTGGTTCCcacataaaatttaagtaatttattAGAATAATTGCAGTGCTTTCTATATAATCTAGGGAAGGATTCATACGTTGGTTCACAAGTACTTTACATAATCCAGGGAGGAGTGCATGGGTTCAAGAGCACTTTACATAACCATTCATGTTCTCAACGCTCATCAAGTTTTGTGCCAGAACTCAACCTATCAATACCAAACGTACCAAAACCATTCCATACTTAACACAATCCATCATAACTACTATCTAATCAATCAAACGTAGAAGCCTATCAAACTCAGAAGCAATATCTCTCCCACGTGAATCCAAAATAGGCGGCTGACGTGCATATGTATCTTGTTCCTGCGAAGGATATAACGTGCAAGATATGATTAGTAACTTACGAGTAAATTGTGAGAGATCGTTAGCTTTACACACAAAATcttataaagaaataaaggaaatcaacaacaacatcgCCATGTAATTCAACAAGTGGGATCTAGGGAGGGTATGATGTAAGCAAACGTTACCGTAAATaggttgttttcgatagaccctcggctcaaaagAAACGTAGTAGCAATGTAAGAAACAAGTGTAGCAACAAATATTAATACACCAAGGAGAAAAAGAAACCCCGAGCTGCCTAAATCATTCTACTAGAAGTACGACAACATTCAACTCTTTACTAACCTTCTACTCAAATCTTTGACCTCTATACCTTCCTATTTAAACACATGAGATCTTAGAAAAAAGTAGAAGTAACATGAGTTATCGGTCATAACTTAAGAGATTTATACTGGGAAAAAAATCACAAGTCCCGAAGTTATCAACCCTCCCCCCCGCAAAAAAAAACTCTACTGAAAATGTAGATGCATATTAACACAAGAGGAAAACAACTTCAACAAGGTGAAGATAGTTGAATTATCCAAACAAGTTTGGACTGCATACCTGACTTGTATGGATGGAAGGCTGAGGAAGTTGCCCCTGCAATGGAGAAGAAGTAGGCTTGTGCAGATTTTTGCAACTTTGAAAGAAACTTATGTGCTTCTCAACTGAAAGTAGTCTTTCCTTGTGAACAAGATTAATATCATGTTTGTTAAGCCGCAAGAAAATCATAATGCGTTCCAACGTCATCTTGAGTCTTTCAATTCTCTCATTTGGAAGACTCTGATTAAGAGAGTCATgcataaaatcaaaagaaaaaaaaagaatcagtTTAGTGAGTCTTGTTTCTTGCCCTTTGCAAACCTTTGAACTTCATGCTTCAAGAACTTCCCACGGCAACAAAAGAGGGaggaaagttaagaaatgacataaagagaCAAATAACATAGCTCACAAGGTTCACACAATTCAGCAGAATGTTGACTCAAATGCTTTTAAATTCAGATAAATCAAGCGCTTGCCCGAAGAACTAGGGAAGCCTTAATTCCTTTACTGAAAGCAAAACAAGCAACCATAAAATGACTTATGAAAATAACTCTTTTATGATGTCCACTACCGGCCACCTTGACTTTCACAATGCTTCAATAGAAACAAATGATGCAACTGCTAGAAATGAAAAGGAATTAGCCGCATTACAACATATTCCCACTATGAGAACACCTTTTCTCAAGATGACAATCAATAGGATAGGAACCAAAGAAGCAAAATTTGGAACTATTAGGAAGAACTTAGAGGGATGTTGATGACATACCTGCTGCACTTTATAAGCAATTTTCTCGTATAAATCATTGAGGTCTGATAAATACATCTCCTTCATAGACTTGATCTGGATTACAAATTTTCAATAAGTCAATTGCGGAAATGTCAAGAATGCATTCCCATGTGGTTAGGTGATAATACTGATTAACATGTAAATGGTAAACTAAGTTACTAAACTTTGCTTCCTTTAGCCTCTTGGTGctcaattcaagaatacaacttCCTCAATGCGATCATAGATCAGTTCAACTaggaaaaataagaatatactttttttaagttAGGTTGCGAGATATAACACTGTTTAATGgcaatcattattttttttcactttacaCCTTTATCATCAATGAGGTAAAACGAGggaaaacaatgaaataatcaCCAATGTAGCTGGCTTCTCAAGTGAAAAACGATGGAATGGAGAATACAAAGCATGTTAGTGTTATATGTTTATTCTTGGAAAGTCTAAGTAATCCAACTTATTACTAGCTAGTAAACCAAGTCGGGAATGTAAGTAGAGAAGGACAAGTTTCGAAGACGGAAGCATTGAATTTATCtataataagaaataaaaaaaaatagaaaaagtataCCAATTAATATAGATGAACGGATGTCATTTCACAGAGAACATCTTATAGCCATATATTCAGGTATATACTTCTTGCATGAATAGGTTTATCCCTCAAATTAGCAATTAAAGATTTTAGTTGCCGGAAAGAAAATTGGTGACATGCCATGAAGAACTTTTACCCCAACTTACAGAAATATTATATATCTCATGAATTAAGTTAACATGATCGCAGTACTCAACAACTAATTTTCTCTAAtcaattaatttatcaaaatatacgTCATTTCTAAATTATGGCAGGGCatgcaaaattatttttttgtcgtTGGCAATATGGGACCAAGACAGGCTTTACAGAGCACAATGACAGTGGGGATGAATAATGTTCGTTTCTAACATTTCTTATAGTTATAACCATAGGATTATGGAGTAACCTCGTCTATTACTCCATAATCATAGGAAATATTTCGAAACATTCAGCTATTTCTTATAGTGTTATAACCAGCCAGTTTATCAAACCATACCTTTTGGTAAAGCTCTTCCTGCCAATCAGCTCCATTTGCATTTTCCGTCTGAACTGTAAATGTACAGGTGCTATAAGTAAAGGAAAAATTGATGACAATGTTACATATTTCAGGCATATTACCTCCCACTAACAATATGTACTACGTAAGTCTGTCCATTAAGCCTATGAAAGATGGGGAAAATCacataatatttcttttttgtctCTGCTGGGATTCAAACATGAGATCTCATGGTTCTCAACAAATTCATTGACCAATACACCACACTCCGCCGTCCACATGTCTTAATAAGCTAAGTTTCCACTTTTATGAATATTtggtaaaatattaatatttctatCTTTTAATCTACATTATTATAAAAGTACGAACCTCCGACACTAAATTTAATTACCATTAATATATGCATCTATGTTGGATAATATTGTCATTACACTTAATTTTTACACTTCTTTTGAGCCAAGAGTCTCACTTCTTTTGAGCCAAGAGTCTATGTTCAAGTAAGATGTGCCTCTCTTACACTAAGAGCTCGAAAGAGACCTCACTAGAAGGATTACACTAAGACATACGAGGGATCTGAGACAACTAATCCAGATTATAGTGTTATTTTTATTGGATAACAATTCTGAGAGGATAATTAATTCGGGAAATGTAAAGATCTTACATAGTATAGCTTAATTTGAAGCTGAATCAAGGAAGGAGGGTAACTACTTGGCAAATAAACTACGAAGATTAAATCTCAATTATTGAGG
This genomic window contains:
- the LOC125856733 gene encoding mediator of RNA polymerase II transcription subunit 15a-like, whose translation is MYSNTQDCESTAPTMAATGASTVEWPTRTLLDSTVHTANANGGDWQDEVYERIKSMKEMYLSDLNDLYEKIAYKVQQSLPNERIERLKMTLERIMIFLRLNKHDINLVHKERLLSVEKHISFFQSCKNLHKPTSSPLQGQLPQPSIHTSQAQDTYAR